From the Bacillus tuaregi genome, one window contains:
- a CDS encoding fatty acid desaturase has product MTKQLQKELKKTIAPFENANLKNSMIQILNTVMPFFLLWYLAYESLSFSYLITIPITAVAAGFLVRIFIIFHDCCHQSFFKNKKANEWVGTITGILTLFPYHQWRHSHNIHHATSSNLNKRGTGDIWVMTVKEYQEASFWKRMAYRLYRNPLVMFGLGPLYLFLISNRINRKAARLKERLNTYFTTIAALLLYVLMCGLIGWQAFFMIQGPILFISGFLGIWLFYIQHHFEDSYFEAEENWDFVKAAVEGSSFYKLPKVLQWITGNIGYHHVHHLSPRVPNYYLEEVHDHNLPLKTVPTVTIRSSLHAIHYRLWDEGSKQFVSFRDIKKRAVRQKLFHKMVD; this is encoded by the coding sequence ATGACAAAACAATTGCAAAAGGAATTGAAGAAGACTATTGCTCCTTTCGAGAATGCGAATCTCAAAAATAGCATGATCCAGATACTGAATACCGTCATGCCTTTTTTTCTTTTATGGTATCTTGCGTATGAAAGCCTCTCCTTTTCCTATCTTATAACCATTCCAATAACCGCAGTTGCGGCAGGCTTTCTTGTAAGGATTTTTATTATTTTTCATGACTGCTGTCATCAATCCTTTTTTAAAAATAAAAAAGCAAATGAATGGGTTGGAACCATTACTGGAATATTAACATTATTTCCTTATCATCAATGGAGGCATAGTCATAATATCCATCATGCAACAAGTAGTAATTTAAATAAAAGGGGAACAGGCGATATATGGGTTATGACGGTAAAAGAATATCAAGAAGCTTCTTTTTGGAAGCGAATGGCCTACAGACTATATCGAAACCCGCTTGTAATGTTTGGATTAGGTCCTTTATATTTATTTTTGATTTCAAATCGTATCAATCGCAAGGCTGCACGTTTAAAAGAACGACTCAACACATACTTCACTACAATAGCGGCACTATTACTATATGTACTAATGTGCGGGCTAATCGGCTGGCAGGCTTTTTTCATGATCCAGGGGCCGATTTTATTTATATCAGGTTTCCTAGGTATTTGGTTATTTTATATTCAACACCATTTTGAGGATTCATATTTTGAAGCAGAAGAAAATTGGGACTTTGTAAAAGCAGCAGTTGAAGGAAGTTCATTTTATAAACTGCCAAAAGTACTTCAGTGGATTACAGGAAATATAGGCTACCATCATGTACACCATTTAAGCCCGAGAGTACCGAATTATTACCTTGAGGAAGTACATGACCATAATCTACCCTTAAAAACAGTGCCAACTGTTACCATCCGTTCAAGCCTACATGCCATTCATTATCGACTGTGGGATGAGGGAAGCAAGCAGTTTGTCAGTTTCCGGGATATCAAAAAAAGAGCCGTAAGACAAAAATTATTTCATAAGATGGTGGATTAA
- a CDS encoding MerR family transcriptional regulator produces the protein MTGSQIRRSMPLFPMGTVMQLTDLTARQIRYYEEHGLVNPERSEGNRRLYSLNDIDTLLEIKDLIDQGVNLAGIKKIFAVKEEQSIEHELQKQAIKEKRELSNEEIRKLLRKELTNAGRFNRPSTRQGDMFRFFH, from the coding sequence ATGACAGGAAGTCAAATTCGTCGCTCGATGCCACTCTTTCCAATGGGGACAGTGATGCAACTTACTGATCTAACTGCTCGGCAAATCCGCTATTATGAGGAACACGGTTTAGTGAATCCTGAAAGAAGCGAAGGTAATCGCCGGCTCTATTCCTTAAATGATATTGATACTTTATTGGAAATTAAAGATTTAATTGACCAGGGTGTAAATTTGGCAGGGATTAAAAAAATTTTTGCCGTTAAAGAAGAACAATCAATAGAGCATGAGCTGCAGAAACAAGCCATTAAAGAAAAGCGTGAGCTATCTAATGAGGAAATTAGAAAGCTGCTCAGAAAAGAATTAACAAATGCTGGTCGATTTAACCGTCCATCAACACGCCAAGGAGATATGTTCCGCTTCTTTCACTAG
- a CDS encoding sensor histidine kinase translates to MKKRLQLFSSSTGVSPYIWSLFAVLPFYFIFQWSSIAQIVTGIVLSVFFFVSYRFAFISTTWMKYLWTSLLMVISLTMTTFLGYVYFAFFLAYLIGNFKNKVAFVTFYVIHLVTSTVAINYNFIIQDELFLKQFPFIVIIWISVILLPFNIYNRKKREQLEAQLAFANKRISDLIVQEERQRIARDLHDTLGQKLSLIGLKSDLARKIMDKDSAQARAELKDIQQTARTALNEVRKMVSNMRGTRIKEEISHIKKLLAAAEINVKITGENSLSNVSLFLENILGMCLKEAVTNVVKHSKASNCCISFHQSSKEIIITIKDDGIGMASEDGMEKGNGLIGMRERLEFVNGSLETKSEQGMNVIIKVPNVVKQSE, encoded by the coding sequence ATGAAAAAAAGATTGCAATTGTTCTCAAGTAGTACAGGAGTATCACCGTATATATGGTCGCTGTTTGCGGTTTTACCGTTTTACTTCATTTTCCAATGGTCCTCGATTGCGCAAATTGTAACAGGGATAGTGCTGTCTGTTTTCTTTTTTGTTTCCTATCGGTTTGCTTTTATTTCAACTACCTGGATGAAATATCTGTGGACTAGTTTACTAATGGTTATTTCTCTTACAATGACAACCTTCTTAGGCTATGTCTATTTTGCTTTTTTTCTGGCTTATTTAATTGGGAATTTTAAAAATAAAGTAGCCTTTGTTACCTTTTATGTTATTCATTTGGTAACTTCAACAGTGGCCATAAATTATAATTTTATTATTCAAGATGAGCTTTTTTTAAAGCAGTTCCCCTTTATTGTCATTATTTGGATTAGTGTGATACTATTGCCATTTAATATTTATAATCGAAAAAAACGAGAGCAATTAGAAGCTCAGCTAGCCTTTGCTAACAAGAGAATTTCTGATTTAATTGTACAAGAGGAACGGCAGCGTATCGCCCGTGATCTTCATGACACATTAGGGCAAAAGCTTTCGCTCATTGGTTTGAAAAGTGACTTAGCTAGAAAAATTATGGATAAGGATTCTGCACAGGCACGGGCTGAATTAAAAGATATTCAACAGACGGCAAGGACAGCTTTAAATGAGGTTCGGAAAATGGTCTCTAATATGCGGGGTACAAGGATAAAAGAGGAGATTAGCCATATTAAGAAGCTACTTGCGGCTGCGGAAATTAATGTGAAAATAACGGGTGAAAACTCACTCTCCAATGTATCATTATTTTTAGAAAATATATTAGGAATGTGTTTAAAGGAAGCAGTAACGAATGTTGTAAAACACAGTAAAGCCTCTAATTGTTGCATTAGTTTTCATCAGTCGAGTAAGGAGATTATCATTACCATTAAAGATGATGGAATAGGCATGGCATCTGAAGATGGTATGGAAAAGGGAAATGGACTAATTGGAATGAGAGAAAGATTAGAGTTTGTAAATGGCTCTCTGGAAACAAAATCCGAACAAGGAATGAACGTAATTATAAAGGTGCCGAATGTGGTAAAGCAATCTGAATAG
- the glnA gene encoding type I glutamate--ammonia ligase: protein MAKYTKDDIRRMCSEQNVKYIRLQFTDILGVIKNVEIPVSQLEKAIDNKMMFDGSSIEGFVRIEESDMYLYPDLDTFVVFPWTAEKGKVARFICDIYNADGTPFAGDPRNNLKRVLKEMEELGFTDFNLGPEPEFFLFKLDEKGEPTLELNDSGGYFDLAPTDLGENCRRDIVLELEEMGFEIEASHHEVAPGQHEIDFKYADAITACDNIQTFKLVVKTIARKHGLHATFMPKPLFGLAGSGMHCNLSLFTNGENAFYDPTANIELSETAHQFIAGIVKHAEAFTAITNPTVNSYKRLVPGYEAPCYVAWSTSNRSPLIRIPASRGLSTRVEVRSVDPAANPYLALAVLLKAGLDGVENKLTPPAPVDRNIYAMDKEERLAEGITDLPATLAQAIEILKSDEVIVSALGGHIFEHFIEAKEIEWDMFRTQVHPWEREQYMSVYYMSVY from the coding sequence ATGGCAAAGTACACTAAAGATGATATTAGACGCATGTGTTCAGAACAAAATGTTAAATATATCCGACTTCAGTTTACGGATATTTTAGGTGTAATTAAAAACGTGGAAATACCGGTTAGCCAGCTTGAAAAAGCAATTGATAATAAAATGATGTTTGACGGTTCTTCCATTGAAGGATTTGTACGGATTGAAGAATCCGATATGTACTTATATCCGGATTTAGACACTTTTGTTGTTTTTCCATGGACGGCAGAAAAAGGCAAGGTAGCTCGTTTTATTTGTGATATTTATAATGCAGATGGTACCCCATTTGCTGGGGATCCGCGTAATAACCTAAAACGAGTATTAAAGGAAATGGAAGAGTTAGGTTTTACTGATTTCAATCTTGGACCTGAGCCGGAATTCTTCCTGTTTAAGCTTGATGAAAAAGGGGAACCAACATTAGAACTCAATGATAGTGGAGGCTATTTTGATTTAGCACCTACTGACCTTGGTGAAAACTGTCGTCGCGATATCGTTCTTGAGCTTGAAGAGATGGGCTTTGAAATAGAAGCTTCACATCACGAGGTTGCGCCAGGACAACATGAAATTGACTTTAAATATGCGGATGCAATCACAGCTTGTGATAATATCCAAACATTTAAATTAGTCGTTAAAACAATTGCTCGTAAACACGGTCTACATGCAACATTCATGCCAAAGCCATTATTTGGTCTAGCGGGCTCTGGAATGCACTGTAATTTATCTTTATTTACTAATGGAGAAAATGCGTTCTATGATCCTACAGCAAACATAGAGTTAAGTGAAACAGCCCATCAGTTTATTGCAGGTATTGTTAAGCACGCTGAAGCCTTTACAGCCATAACAAACCCAACAGTAAACTCGTATAAGCGTCTTGTTCCAGGATATGAAGCACCATGTTATGTTGCGTGGTCAACAAGCAATCGGTCCCCATTAATTCGTATTCCGGCATCTCGTGGCTTAAGTACACGTGTAGAAGTCAGAAGCGTTGATCCAGCTGCCAATCCTTATCTAGCGTTAGCGGTGTTATTAAAAGCAGGACTCGATGGAGTGGAGAATAAATTAACCCCTCCAGCGCCAGTGGATCGCAACATCTATGCAATGGATAAGGAAGAACGTTTAGCAGAAGGCATTACTGATCTTCCAGCAACACTTGCACAAGCTATTGAAATTTTAAAATCCGATGAAGTTATCGTATCAGCTTTAGGTGGCCATATCTTTGAACACTTTATTGAAGCGAAAGAAATTGAATGGGATATGTTCCGTACCCAAGTACATCCTTGGGAACGAGAGCAATACATGAGCGTATATTACATGAGCGTATATTAA
- the tkt gene encoding transketolase gives MFDQVDSLAIASIRTLSIDAIEKANSGHPGMPMGAAPMAYTLWSRFMNHNPKNPQWFNRDRFVLSAGHGSMLLYSMLHLSGYDVSMDDLKEFRQWGSKTPGHPEYGHTPGVDATTGPLGQGIAMAVGMAMAERHLAEVYNKDNYKVVDHHTYSICGDGDLMEGVSAEAASLAGHLKLGRLVVLYDSNDISLDGDLNQSFSESVENRFKAYGWQYLRVEDGNDLTEIANAIEEAKKDELRPTLIEVRTVIGYGSPNKSGKSASHGSPLGSDEIKLTKEAYNWTFEEDFHVPEEVYDQFRKLIVEQGEKKEKEWAELFAQYKNEFPELGKELEQAIHNELPSDWLKDLPVYEEGKALASRASSGEALNGIAKNLPSLFGGSADLAGSNKTLIKGTADFLPGSYEGRNIWFGVREFAMGAALNGMALHGGLKVFGGTFFVFSDYLRPAIRLAALMSLPVTYVFTHDSIAVGEDGPTHEPIEQLSALRAMPNLSVVRPADGNETAAAWRLAIESTDKPTALVLTRQDLPTIKGSAQNAYEGVSKGAYVVSPANKDTADVLLIASGSEVNLAIEAQKALESEGIYASVVSMPSWDRFEAQSKEYKESVIPKAVKKRLAIEMGSSLGWHRYAGDEGDVLAIDTFGASAPGEKIMEEYGFTVENVVAKVKAL, from the coding sequence ATGTTTGATCAAGTCGATTCGTTAGCCATTGCGTCAATTCGAACATTATCCATTGATGCAATCGAGAAAGCCAATTCCGGTCATCCAGGTATGCCAATGGGTGCTGCTCCAATGGCCTATACTTTATGGAGCCGTTTTATGAATCATAATCCTAAAAACCCTCAGTGGTTTAATCGTGATCGTTTTGTTCTCTCAGCTGGTCATGGTTCTATGCTGTTGTATAGTATGCTTCATCTATCAGGTTATGACGTAAGCATGGATGATTTAAAAGAATTCCGTCAGTGGGGTAGTAAAACTCCTGGTCACCCTGAATACGGTCACACTCCTGGTGTAGACGCTACAACTGGTCCGCTTGGACAAGGAATTGCTATGGCTGTTGGGATGGCAATGGCTGAAAGACACCTTGCAGAGGTGTATAATAAAGACAATTATAAAGTAGTTGATCATCATACATACAGTATTTGTGGCGATGGCGATTTAATGGAGGGTGTATCAGCTGAAGCAGCTTCACTTGCTGGTCACTTAAAATTAGGCCGTTTAGTTGTTCTTTATGATTCTAATGATATCTCACTAGATGGTGATTTAAACCAATCCTTCTCAGAAAGTGTAGAAAACCGTTTTAAAGCTTATGGATGGCAATATCTACGTGTAGAGGATGGAAATGATCTTACAGAAATTGCTAATGCTATTGAAGAAGCGAAGAAGGATGAACTTAGACCAACATTAATCGAAGTACGTACGGTTATTGGATACGGCTCACCAAATAAATCTGGAAAATCTGCTTCACATGGTTCTCCACTTGGTTCAGATGAGATTAAGTTAACAAAAGAAGCATATAATTGGACATTTGAAGAGGACTTCCATGTCCCAGAAGAAGTCTACGACCAATTTAGAAAGTTAATTGTTGAACAAGGTGAGAAAAAAGAAAAAGAATGGGCTGAACTATTTGCTCAATATAAAAATGAGTTCCCTGAATTAGGTAAAGAGCTTGAACAGGCTATCCATAATGAATTACCTTCGGATTGGTTAAAAGACCTTCCGGTATATGAAGAAGGTAAAGCACTTGCAAGCCGTGCATCATCAGGTGAAGCATTAAACGGAATTGCAAAAAATCTCCCTTCTTTATTTGGAGGATCTGCGGATTTAGCGGGCTCCAATAAAACGTTGATTAAAGGAACTGCTGACTTTTTACCTGGATCTTACGAGGGTAGGAATATTTGGTTTGGTGTTCGTGAATTTGCAATGGGTGCTGCCTTAAATGGTATGGCATTACATGGTGGATTAAAAGTTTTTGGCGGAACGTTCTTTGTGTTCTCTGATTACTTACGTCCTGCTATTCGATTAGCTGCTCTTATGTCATTACCGGTAACATATGTATTTACACATGATAGTATTGCGGTAGGTGAAGACGGTCCTACACATGAACCGATTGAGCAATTATCTGCCTTACGTGCTATGCCAAATCTTTCTGTAGTCCGTCCTGCAGACGGTAATGAGACAGCGGCTGCTTGGAGACTTGCAATTGAATCAACTGATAAACCAACTGCGCTTGTTTTAACAAGACAAGACCTTCCTACTATTAAAGGTTCTGCTCAAAATGCCTATGAAGGAGTATCTAAGGGTGCATATGTAGTGTCGCCAGCAAACAAAGATACAGCAGATGTATTATTAATTGCCTCTGGTTCGGAAGTAAATCTTGCAATTGAGGCACAAAAAGCGTTAGAAAGTGAAGGTATCTATGCTTCTGTTGTCAGCATGCCTTCATGGGACCGCTTTGAAGCACAATCTAAAGAATATAAAGAAAGTGTTATTCCAAAGGCAGTTAAGAAGAGATTAGCAATAGAGATGGGATCATCTCTAGGCTGGCATCGTTATGCTGGTGATGAAGGTGATGTTCTAGCAATTGATACATTTGGAGCATCAGCACCAGGTGAAAAAATTATGGAAGAGTATGGATTCACAGTCGAGAACGTTGTAGCAAAAGTAAAGGCTCTATAA
- a CDS encoding YneB family resolvase-like protein, whose product MKAIVYCRVSTEKEAQETSLQRQEIELLELAKINHFDVVKVIKEQASGYDLERDGILELLSLISSKQASAVLIQDETRLGRGNAKIALLHCILKEQVKLYSIAHNGELQLSDSDSMVLKIVSMVEEYQRKLHNVKIKRGMNRAINNGYQPQKNLKHQGKNAGREKIVVPLEEIIRLRKNGLTFSEIAATLKGFGYSISKATVHRRYQEFMEESENTAK is encoded by the coding sequence ATGAAAGCAATCGTTTACTGCAGGGTTAGCACAGAAAAAGAAGCGCAGGAAACATCTCTTCAACGTCAGGAAATAGAGCTGCTTGAATTAGCGAAAATAAATCACTTTGACGTCGTGAAAGTGATTAAAGAACAGGCAAGTGGTTATGATTTAGAGCGGGATGGAATACTAGAGCTGTTATCCCTTATAAGTAGCAAACAGGCTTCAGCCGTTCTAATACAGGATGAAACTAGATTAGGACGAGGCAATGCAAAAATTGCCTTGCTTCACTGTATCTTAAAGGAACAGGTAAAACTTTACAGTATTGCACATAATGGTGAATTACAGCTTTCTGATTCAGATTCAATGGTATTAAAAATTGTCAGTATGGTAGAAGAATATCAGCGGAAATTACATAATGTAAAAATAAAAAGAGGTATGAATAGGGCGATAAATAATGGCTACCAACCGCAAAAAAACCTTAAACATCAAGGGAAAAATGCTGGACGTGAAAAGATTGTTGTGCCATTAGAGGAAATTATTCGTCTTCGAAAAAACGGACTGACCTTTTCAGAAATTGCTGCAACCTTAAAGGGCTTTGGATATTCTATTTCAAAAGCAACGGTTCATCGCAGGTATCAGGAATTCATGGAGGAAAGTGAAAATACGGCAAAATAG
- a CDS encoding response regulator transcription factor, whose amino-acid sequence MIRIVIAEDQQMMLGALGSLLNLEEDMEVVGKSSNGEQAVELVHKYQPDVCIMDIEMPIKSGLEAAEELNGLGCKVIILTTFARTGYFQRALKAGVSGYLLKDSPSEELANTIRSVMAGKRVYAPELMDDFYSEENPLTEREKEVLELVADGKNTKEIADELSIKSGTVRNYISTILDKLEVTNRIEAIKRSREKGWFK is encoded by the coding sequence ATGATTCGTATTGTGATAGCTGAGGACCAGCAAATGATGTTGGGTGCACTAGGTTCCTTACTTAATTTAGAGGAGGATATGGAAGTAGTAGGGAAATCTAGTAATGGGGAGCAGGCAGTTGAACTTGTACATAAATATCAACCAGATGTTTGTATAATGGACATTGAAATGCCGATAAAAAGTGGTCTAGAAGCAGCTGAAGAACTGAATGGACTTGGATGCAAGGTCATTATCCTTACAACATTCGCCAGAACTGGATATTTCCAGCGCGCATTAAAAGCTGGTGTAAGTGGTTATTTATTAAAAGATAGTCCAAGCGAAGAATTAGCTAATACTATTCGTAGTGTAATGGCGGGTAAACGGGTTTATGCACCGGAGCTAATGGATGATTTCTATAGTGAAGAAAACCCATTAACTGAACGAGAGAAAGAAGTGTTAGAGCTTGTTGCTGACGGGAAGAATACGAAAGAAATTGCGGATGAGCTTAGCATTAAATCTGGAACCGTTCGAAACTATATTTCTACTATATTAGATAAATTAGAAGTAACGAACCGGATAGAAGCAATAAAAAGGTCAAGGGAAAAAGGCTGGTTTAAGTAG
- the lexA gene encoding transcriptional repressor LexA — MAKLSKRQQDILEFIKNEVKQKGYPPSVREIGEAVGLASSSTVHGHLARLETKGLIRRDPTKPRAIEILDIDEDAHIPRSNVINVPIVGKVTAGQPITAIENVEEFFPLPESLAPSDEQLFMLEVMGDSMIEAGILDGDYVIVRQQSTANNGDIVVAMTDEDEATVKRFFKETDYFRLQPENSALDPIILRNVSILGKVIGVYRHIH; from the coding sequence ATGGCAAAACTATCAAAACGTCAGCAGGATATCCTCGAATTCATCAAAAATGAAGTCAAACAAAAAGGGTATCCACCTTCCGTAAGAGAAATCGGTGAAGCAGTAGGACTTGCATCTAGTTCAACAGTTCATGGTCATTTAGCCCGTCTTGAAACAAAGGGATTAATAAGAAGAGATCCAACAAAACCTAGAGCCATTGAAATTCTTGATATAGATGAAGATGCTCATATTCCAAGAAGCAATGTCATTAATGTACCTATAGTCGGTAAAGTGACAGCAGGACAACCCATTACAGCAATTGAAAACGTTGAAGAGTTTTTTCCATTGCCAGAAAGCCTTGCGCCTTCTGATGAACAATTATTTATGCTCGAAGTGATGGGAGATAGTATGATTGAAGCTGGAATTCTTGATGGTGATTATGTGATTGTTCGACAGCAAAGCACTGCCAATAATGGGGATATTGTTGTGGCAATGACAGATGAAGATGAAGCGACGGTAAAACGTTTCTTTAAAGAAACGGATTATTTTAGACTTCAGCCGGAAAATTCTGCTTTGGATCCTATTATTCTTCGAAACGTATCCATATTAGGAAAAGTAATTGGGGTATATCGTCATATTCATTGA
- a CDS encoding ferritin-like domain-containing protein, with protein sequence MYPSYSLHYCYQRQTKQLIKDIEQAINDEYNAIHYYEKISKLARFEKERKQILKILSDEKKHYRQFIQIYSSLTGRQPRPKLNGNGPNSYRKGIELAIRNEQSIVSFYLEIADKSSYPYVKDVFRRAAADEQNHAVWFLYFLVNLNWLRT encoded by the coding sequence ATGTATCCATCCTATTCGCTGCATTATTGTTATCAGAGGCAAACGAAGCAGCTGATTAAAGACATTGAACAGGCTATTAATGATGAATACAATGCCATCCATTACTACGAAAAAATTTCAAAACTAGCACGTTTTGAAAAAGAAAGAAAACAAATACTTAAAATTCTCAGCGATGAAAAAAAGCATTATAGACAATTTATTCAGATCTACTCCTCTTTAACAGGTAGGCAGCCTAGGCCTAAGCTAAATGGAAATGGTCCCAATTCTTATCGCAAAGGAATTGAGCTCGCTATACGTAATGAGCAATCTATCGTTAGTTTTTATTTAGAAATAGCAGATAAAAGCAGTTATCCATATGTAAAAGATGTTTTTCGACGTGCAGCCGCAGACGAACAAAATCACGCTGTCTGGTTCTTATATTTTTTAGTAAATCTTAATTGGCTCAGAACCTGA
- a CDS encoding DUF896 domain-containing protein gives MLSKEKLARINELAKKSKESGLTELEAKEQSKLRGEYLQTFRSSMLNTLKTVTVIDPKGNDVTPEKLKKMQRKNLH, from the coding sequence ATGCTTTCTAAAGAAAAATTGGCAAGGATTAATGAATTGGCTAAAAAGTCAAAGGAATCAGGACTAACCGAGCTTGAAGCAAAGGAGCAGTCAAAGCTACGCGGTGAATACTTACAAACATTTCGTTCATCCATGTTAAATACGTTAAAAACGGTCACAGTTATTGATCCTAAAGGCAATGATGTAACCCCTGAAAAATTAAAAAAAATGCAGCGTAAAAATTTGCATTAA
- a CDS encoding methionine gamma-lyase family protein has product MFLSLTYGEVLQPLVAEVEQQIKNKHAEIEQRIDRNQFRVLQSFQHNKVSDSHFIPSTGYGYDDYGRDTLEKIYAEVFGAEAGLVRPQIISGTHAISIALFGVLRPGDELLYITGKPYDTLEEIVGLRGKGTGSLKEFGITYNSVDLCEDGRVDFQKVSKAMKANTKMIGIQRSKGYATRPSFTVAEIKEMIQYVKEINPEVVVFVDNCYGEFVEDIEPCHVGADLMAGSLIKNPGGGLVKTGGYIVGKQQWVDACSYRLTSPGIGAEAGASLYSLLEMYQGFFLAPHVVGQALKGAVFTAAMLERVGMNSNPKWDSKRTDLIQSVQFDDRDKMVAFCQAIQFASPINSHVTPYPAYMPGYEDDVIMAAGTFIQGASIELTADGPTRSPYVAYVQGGLTYSHVKMAICIALNSLLEKGLVQLK; this is encoded by the coding sequence ATGTTTTTATCATTAACTTATGGGGAAGTATTACAGCCGCTTGTAGCAGAAGTGGAGCAGCAAATTAAAAATAAGCATGCAGAAATTGAACAAAGAATAGATCGCAATCAGTTTCGGGTACTGCAAAGCTTTCAACACAATAAAGTAAGTGATTCTCATTTCATCCCATCTACCGGCTATGGTTATGATGATTATGGCAGAGATACACTTGAAAAAATTTATGCAGAGGTCTTCGGAGCTGAAGCTGGATTGGTTAGACCTCAGATTATCTCTGGAACCCATGCGATATCGATTGCATTATTCGGTGTGCTCAGACCGGGAGATGAGCTACTATACATAACAGGAAAACCGTATGATACCCTCGAGGAAATAGTCGGTTTACGAGGAAAAGGAACAGGTTCTTTAAAGGAGTTCGGCATCACGTATAATAGTGTGGATTTATGCGAGGATGGACGTGTTGATTTTCAAAAAGTTTCAAAAGCTATGAAAGCAAATACAAAAATGATTGGCATTCAGCGTTCAAAGGGATATGCAACAAGGCCGTCCTTTACGGTTGCTGAAATAAAAGAAATGATTCAATATGTGAAGGAGATAAATCCTGAAGTAGTGGTATTTGTTGATAATTGCTATGGGGAGTTTGTAGAGGATATAGAGCCCTGTCATGTTGGAGCCGACTTAATGGCAGGTTCACTAATCAAAAACCCAGGCGGGGGCCTAGTGAAAACTGGCGGCTATATTGTTGGTAAGCAGCAATGGGTAGATGCCTGCTCATATCGCTTGACATCTCCTGGGATAGGAGCGGAGGCTGGAGCTTCGCTATATAGTTTACTTGAAATGTATCAAGGTTTTTTCCTTGCTCCACATGTTGTTGGACAAGCTTTAAAAGGTGCTGTATTTACAGCTGCCATGCTTGAACGAGTTGGGATGAATTCTAATCCGAAATGGGATAGTAAACGAACTGATTTGATTCAGTCAGTACAATTCGATGATCGTGATAAAATGGTTGCCTTTTGTCAGGCTATTCAATTTGCATCGCCAATTAATTCCCATGTAACCCCATATCCTGCCTATATGCCAGGCTATGAAGATGATGTTATTATGGCAGCAGGTACATTTATTCAAGGGGCAAGCATCGAGCTTACAGCTGACGGTCCAACAAGATCTCCGTATGTTGCTTATGTACAGGGTGGTTTGACCTATTCACATGTTAAAATGGCTATTTGTATCGCATTAAATTCATTGCTTGAAAAAGGTCTCGTTCAGTTGAAATAG
- the yneA gene encoding cell division suppressor protein YneA: protein MRKLWSKYSYAIILVVLCMISLVVIKVNLPLSHDHYMTITVSAGESLWELSQKYEEQHGLSEREFIKWVEHYNGISGDHIFVGDNLTIPIKSGHAELVEIQDLASN from the coding sequence ATGAGAAAATTGTGGAGTAAATACTCATATGCTATTATTCTAGTTGTTTTATGTATGATTTCCTTAGTTGTTATTAAGGTTAATTTGCCTCTTTCACATGATCATTATATGACTATAACAGTATCAGCAGGAGAATCACTTTGGGAGCTATCACAAAAATATGAAGAGCAGCATGGTTTATCGGAAAGGGAATTTATCAAATGGGTGGAGCATTACAACGGAATCTCAGGAGATCACATCTTTGTTGGCGATAATCTCACCATTCCGATTAAATCTGGCCATGCAGAGTTGGTGGAGATTCAAGATTTAGCAAGTAATTAA